The DNA sequence TTACACactttggcccagtagttttcattttatgaacatttatatgaaaatatttgtctacctggatgacgtAATTGTTTTGCTGTGTAGGgcttttttttgggttttcattcaggttgattatatatttttataaactgacactaaaacgtaaaaaataaaaaaaatacatttaaaaaaccCACCTcataaactgaaaagtatcaaataactaaaaattcaatttaatacacctcttatgcaaacctttacctttcatattaagaaaatactattatttgtatgtgctacatattgatagctttgtaGTTGGttccaagccaaatgtaataaaggtacctacactcacCACGCAAGACTTTGAGCAGGATAGCTCCATCtatctagaacaaaacaacccaagcgaaCAGACATGTGTGGCCAGACATCCTAAATACAGTaaataagctgtttataatattaagttttattatgtttagtataattgtaatattttctcATATTTCAGAGGCAAAGGCTGCTGCTTCATCAAACAAGTACATTGCACCAAACTTGCGTGAAGGTGCTAATCGTGTTGGTAGCAAAGAACCATCCCGTCGTGACGATGTTGCTGCTATACGTATTTCTAACTTGAGCAACTTTGCTGTCGAAGCTGATCTTGATGATCTTGTGAAAGTATTTGGGCCTGTTCACAAGCTGTATCTAGCTAAGGAAAAGGTGAGGTCATTAATACAAATtcaatgtgacatcacttattgaaagtcaaaactaactaactaataagatacataatagctttaagggtaaatgtatacacttctacaataaagtcccagccactgttcaggcattatctataaataaatttaaatgttttataaaaaaaatggctctgtcgtaaatcctattactccactgctgaatatctaaatgatcggacagcctgggactattttatagcaatagaaatgactgtacaatattgtatattttattgaaaagagcgcaaaaaaaaagcatgctgggagagtttcttgcgccgcttcttctctctctgagcgccatttgtttccgaagcggtagtagtatctagtagtattagaaatgacatcaaaaagaattctaaaggattcaattttgagaaaataaatgccttttatgccttaactaccacccattccaaaatgaatgcctcaggcctgagatgaatgggcgcaacaaactcagcgggctctttTCTCTAGCTAGCTTATAttagaatcaataatatttgctgttatttgaatttaaattgaacACGTCCAAACAAATTAAACTTGCAAATTGTGAGAGTAtagtgtatttttaatatcactgaTTTCAATTATCCCTACTAATGTAATAAATgggaatgtaagtttgtttggtacgcttttacgccggagctactgaaccgattttgatttaatttggtacagcgatagactagagcttgggaacggacataggctacattttatcccgaaaaAATCTATAGCTCCCCCgggatttgtaaaaaaaattcacgtgtatgagctataactattccaatagtaggtttagtttgccatagaaaTGTTCtttgaaataagattcatataatatgttgtgaacaggaaccggaactggaataggacatgagataatcttcaattccaaacatgcttcttatttttaaaaaccctttatctacgcggacgaagtcgcccgcatcagctagtacaatatattttgagCTGATCTCTCAATCAGCTTTGGTTTTCAAATCATTGTTGTCATTACCCAATACTATTCCTACGAATTCGTTTTTATATGACATATTATAGAGTATATACTCTGTccatttgtttattttctttttgacaGTTCAAGTAAGTTTGATATTAGTGACGCCCTCACATGTTATCGATTCGATATGAAATATTaatcgattttattttaaattatatcaagCAGAAAAATTATACTATCTTTATTGAGCGCCTTTGGGATGCTGGAATTCTTTGGACATATTGCTCGTAAAGAGGGTCATAATCtggaacagctgatggtgacaggcaaggcAACTTGAccaatacataattataaaatgaaatcaaatataaataaatgaaatccggctcgaaggaccatgaaaaggggtgcacttagggatagatatatatatatatatattggttttatggtaaaagtatttatttacttaagatactaaattaatctatgacacttgctaaataactataattattggttctacttttgagtacgcggatctctactattaattggttaaaatggttactcggaccagtcctgtaatggttatagacaaatggttaatggtaactagaactggaccgatcaatggttactcgcgtactgccttacttaaaggcaacacatggttttattacaattaattttatctactaagcaatatttgtaatataatgctgttcgatggatttacttcgaacatctattaataaattaaatctttataaaaGAAGCATagtattacttaaaattatattgaggaAGTAAATCTAAATTCTAAGCATTTGTTTGTCAACAATTAACACGAAGCCGtcttgttaaaatataaaaacagaaCGCGCGAGAAGATGACGTTTACCAAAGACCTATCTGTCTTTAACTGTTGTTAGCCTTGCGAGAATTTTGTTATTGAGACCGCAGTAACAGATAGTTTGGTAGTTACCGATAAACTCTAGTAGCTAACCGAGTTTAACTGTAGGCAGATTATTGAGACCGGCCGTATGTGGGCGTTACCCGTAAACAAAATACGACATTACTGATGAAATGAgctgtcaaaaaaaaatggttggaCAGTCTATATAAAGCATCACTAGAGGATAAATCTTAGAGTATATCAAACAcgatcccccttattcataatggtccgctaactttaaacagccgcttaggagtgttttttcattctgacttagaagaagacagagtgagaattagcaatgctttaggttagcagactattatgaataaggggggatGTGTCCACCATTTTTATTcttctaaaatattatctttctTACAGAGTACTGGCCTGTGCAAAGGATTTGCGTACATTCATTTCAAGTTCAGGCAAGACGCTGCTAAAGCAATCCAAACCCTAAATGGGCATGGATATGATCATCTGATTTTGAATGTGGAATGGTCTAAGCCACCCCAAAACaactaaaatttatatgatatatCTCTTTGTATTCAATAAAAGTggattattataattgttagtTTTCTTTAAGAACTTATCTATACCTAGTGTAATAAATCAAATGTTGAGGTTATTTATCAAAAATTGAAACACACTTTCTTCATGGCAAAATTCTTCACCACCAACCTTTTGAATTGGACAAGGCTACTGTAAAAAAAGCATGTTGTTTAAGAGAGTTGTCTTTAAAGAGCATGTTATACATcctaattaaatcaaattaaaatcgcTTTagtcatgtaggtcacggaaatgacacttatgaatgtcaaaaaaatatttttcttatccaattaaaattcaaatatttttattcaaaatcactcattgaacgtcaaaaactaccacccattcaaaatagactgcctcagacctgaggagaatgggcgcaagaaactcggcgggctttttttcttttttaatataaaaatatggattacaatgtaatatcgtacaataaacatttataattaaagagcctgagggtgttcgctttattcccagtccctGGTGTCactaagaaaatcgtttatgctatagtaacctttcccacttttaaatttcgtaacacatttgtacattttctggaatcatattgtagaagcatatacatcgtccaacaagacttactaactcgttccaaccgagtagtaggcataacaagtttatgtttgtgcctcgtgttaacattatgaatgtcacagtttcttgaaaattcctcaatgtgcttaggtacatacagaacattatccaaaatgtattgagaagcaacagtcaaaatgtttcctttaggacctaggttataaatcgcgcgaatagccctcttctgcagcacaaagatggtattaatatcggccgcactgccccatatcAATACACCATAGGACATagtactatgaaaataactaaagtatactaatctcgccgtatctatgtcagttaaccgtctaattttcttaaccgcatatgctgcagaacagcctgttcgccaatccttcaatatgggggccccactgcaatttggaatcaagagtaatgccaagaattacagcagattccactggttttaccacctcgcatctacatttttgacatttggcgcggtaaatttaatatatttggttttatgactatttaacaataggtcattggcgctaaaccagtacacgatgtcagatagagcattgtttacttcgtcatataaaacttggcttcgtttcactttgaatataagtgtcatccgcaaacaacttgtgatttttttacaatataatatgtaaaatgatgcaacaaacatagtCAATGCCTAACAGAAGTAAATCAAAAaggaaatttatattaatacaaaagttattgagtacagtagctgcatcatccacacaccgtaaataaataaaggtattctgtgaggattttataagcgattataaattatatatatatatatatatatataataactttaagagTCTGAAACAGAGTCTctggcaacaggatcatcctgccaccacaagcagcgcccgttcaccagcatgacgcatgagccagccatcgcctctctcaaccatattttagggaagagggcgacccgtcccatgtcgccgccacaagcagtgacatttaagcgagcatgacgaaacctgttacgagaacttaAGCAAACAACATTAAAAgaatcctaatctacatatcatgccatactcaccaaatacctctacttacaatttgacaattctgcttgaacttgtaattaataatatatattaatattatatttttactaacagtcatcaaaagctcaatcctcattcatgcaggtcaaggaaatgacttttttttatatatccaccgcctttgagggttgagctttaataagaagaagttgcaagaaactTATTGTGACAATCAcccactcacaaatcatttcagatACAATaaatgcaaagtgatgcaataatactcaaaaaaaagtaaaattaatacgtaaaaacaagagttatcgAGTAGGTATAGtcctaaataacttataaagttttacagtgaaaaaaaaatgtgtgttgtTAAAGACGATTATCTTGATACACCAGAGCCGATGTTATACCAGCTTTTTCACAAATTTATGGTTCAGTCACTTTTTGATAACTATGATTCACCAAGCCATCAATAGTTTATACTAACCACCATGGTCCTGTTCTATCCTTGGCCACCACATACAAATGTATTTTCGAATTCATTAGTACCTACAGGAAGCACGCGAGTTGGATACAGCAGTCTGGGCCTGGGGTATAGTGCGGGAGCATCTCCCCCAATTTTCGCTCGTCTCGCCTCGTGTGCCTATAGTGTAGTGCTCTGCCGTAGTTCGTTGCCTACCCTGTTATCTCGTTAATACTAAAGTGGCGATCCCGtcttattttttgattttaataatgactaaTCCGAGTCCATCAGGCtccgtttaaaaaaaacgagtTTTTATTTATCGCCAAACACGAGAAATGTTTTAGACGTTAAGAAAGGCAAAACATAAAGTAGAGaggttaaaatgatgaaaaaaaaatatttttaagatggtaaacttgaagcattgtttaaatttatcgacacattTATGATTATGGTCACCAATTATAGTTAGGTCACAGCACTAGCGCATTCCTCAGCTCTCGCGATATCTgtacacattttatttaattttttacaaggTCGGCAACAAACACCAAGAGTTAGAAATGGGGATCATTTCTAGGCTTCTGTACATGTGGTTAACCAGAAGGACACCCCATTAATAACACGTCATAAACCGTAATAGCACATAGAGTAGGTAATACTAATAGAAGTCCAGTACACCTTTTAAAGAAATAGCTGTTTTAGACGCCCGCAAATACGTTTAAAATCGTACTCAATTCGTGGCGCTTATGAAAGGTAgacaaaaatgtccgagcggcgttgtatatacgttaaaattcaatcaaattaacaccttaggTATTTGGTGGCAGTCCTGttgaaagttttatttatacgcTTATAAGCTCATCAATTATGGCGACGTCCGTCTTTCGCACATTTCTTCGGCgatgtattatattttagcaataattaaaatgtaattatttagcaaaataatacgacactccatcatttttaaatttgcatatAAGTACGCTTTTATTTGGACAATTTTTCACTGaccactttgtcattgcgtggcgttgtattcaaaacgctgtcaaaacacaactgaacgaaaactctgcctaatagacgtgtaggcagagttttgcttcagacaatttttgagtgtGATTGTGAGGATACTTATTTATTGTGCGTCAATGGGTGCGGTGCAATTTACGACAACTACAATTTATATGCACCTATTGAATAGGTAACTGGTCTGTGGTCGAGGATAAATCTGACAAAGCCAAAGTTATGTTACCTTACAACTCGCATGAAGACAGAATACTATTTGTGTGAACACAATGAGTGCAAAAGAATATTCTGttcaaacaaattatttatagttCTTTTGAATCAATGACATACacaaatctaaatattttaactatacaaacaaaaaattagGTACAATAACACCTATCAGAATTCGTGTTatctagtattttctttgattaacttGAGTGTTACACCCCCCTGAAAATTTGATCTAGAAAGGCCCAGGAACATCGGggttaactataataaaaatattaaagcaaaataaagtgttaaaacacagttactaATACACTCCTTTTAATTCTtttataaagtgttttatttaaatcatctcATCTATTAAATCCTTCACTTTATGACAAAAGGCTCATGAACATTGTATTGTGAATCAAATCAATCATCAAGGTACTGATTGGTGATGCttaatttgacaaaaaaaaaacatatttttaactatACTATGTTAAGATCAAATCAACCATTGCTAAAAATAAGTAAGATATcaacatcataattttttttaatccattTTATTGCAGAGgactagaaaaaaaacaatcacaTATTTGTCTTACATTAGAAGAAAAGCTAGTAATACCAACAAAAGTTTATCGAGTAGCAAATAAATAACAGGTCAAAAATTTATGTGTAAAATACAGTATGAGGTAATTTGAGAAACTCAAAGATCAATGTCATATTTTTCATCATCACTATTAGGACTGTAAGTTTCATCCTGTAAATGATATACTCCGCAAAACAAAAGTTCTACATAATGGAAGTAATCGAATGCTATATTTGTTATAATGGCACCTGTTGATATGCCAAGAACAGTTCCAATAATTGGTCTCTGTCCAATAGAACTTTTCATGATTGCCCACATAAATATTGAACCCAGTGGCCACATACAACCACCCAACAATGCCCATGAGAATCGCTTAGTTGGAGGGGCAGCTGCTAAATGTGGTCGGGCCCATATCCACAATCCTGCTCCACTACCAGCTGATAAGAACAACACATCAGTAATATCTCGCCGGGGAAATAACCTGCGAAAAATTAATAGTATACAGTACTAAGTTTAATCTTGTgtaaattataagtattattgtgtagGTACACACCTTACCATAAGGTGTGGGTTCATTACACTAACTGACAGTGTTGTGTAGCTTACAAGCCCTTGCAagggtaaataataataaagtacatTGTCTCTTGAGAAGGGAGGAACTCTGATGTTACTGAGTGATTTGTTGACTAGATCTATTGATCTGTTTATGGTGACGGGCAGATCATTTAACTTTCTTGTAAAAATACGATAATATCGTTCGAAAACTTCCATTTTTAGCCTTGAAGTTAATAATTCGAGTGCTATTTGCGGTTATCCAGTCTAAAAAAGAACGGCAAGTTTAatataaatcattattaaatagAGAGttcgaaatattttaaaatatacagcATACATACTATTGTGGAGAATGTCAGCCTATAGATAGGTTCaaaaaatttagttattttaatcgTTTCTTGATGATTTTATACAACAATttcaaacataaattattttgattatatattactgTAAACGcgaaataatcaaataaataatattagattaatACTAGATTTTTAGTCCAATAAACAATATTCAATATACTAGAATCAAAGCTGAGTGCTGACCAAAAACTTCATGTTTGTACAGGGCTGCCAATTGTTTATAGtcaataattaatcccagagaACATAATGTATGGTTATGGAGCCTGAGTTTATCATTCTAACGGACTGTGTACTCTTAGCAGAAGACTAACACAGAGACGATTGTCCTTTCCAATTTAGGAGACAATGTTGATTATTATAAACTGAAAATGTACCTCCgtttttaaaaaactttataacAAAGTCATAAAATTGTATCCTATTACTTAATTTGTGATCCCACAGAAGAATAACAtatgttttaagtaatttttagtactaacacacattttattacaattgtCTGATAAACGTTGACAGGATGATAATACCGTAGAAGGTGTGAAACGCGTTTCGTGGTAAtactttaaaattgtttaaaaacgctACAGCTAAATGTCCTACAAGGTCAGCCTAATGTCTCACAAGGTCCCATAATATACAAGTTTTTGTCAATGACTTTGTCAATTAATATCAGCGACTgagagtaatattatatatattataaaaatatcacactacataatataatctaatgTGAATATAATGTACCTATGTTAGAAAAACATTACTGGATCCAAGAAAAAGATTGATTTGAATTCATGTAAttcaagaagaaagaataatcaatattttgctatttttaaagtgatatgaGAAACCACCGAACCACAAtgtcgaacccacgatctctcgGAGTTCCattcgagcgctcttccaccaaccattcgagtgacgtatggttgataaatcttagtatgtcttgttcaactctcagtttgtggcttcatctataggatctacttaactcacaactttacagttgataacctgctcaacaataattgcatattaggaaattgacttatgATGTCGCTCTTTGAAAGACGTCCTGTACCAGATTAAAtatggctctaaaacagcttaaaaacaacaaaacggcgggtgatgatggaattacagccgagcttctgagagctggtaGTACTCCTGTGCTTAAGATCCTCTAAAGGCTATTCAATTCCGGCATCCTCGAGGGTAAATCGCCGCAAGCATGGTACAGAAGTATAGTGGTGttgttcttcaaaaagggcgataaaatgatttagaaaaactgttttttatgaaataggaagacaaacgagcgtacgggtcacctgttgttaagtgatcaccgccgcccacaatctcttgcaacaccagaggaatcacaggagcgttgccggcctttaaactCATATCATTAATGAGTcatgtatataagctgttttctaggtCTTTCACGAATCGTGTCGTGCGCAGGTTCGGCAACTTCCTGCCTCGCGAAgaagccggattccgaaaagaCTTTAGCACCATAAACCACctacatacgctgcggcaggttataaAGAAGACGGAGGAGCATAACCAGCCACTATtcttggcgttcgtggactatgagaaagtcTTTGATTCGATTGAGACCTGGGCGttgcttcagtctctccaggtgccacattgattatcaATATATCAAAGCGctgaagtgtttgtatggaaatgcCACCATATCAGTCCGTCTCCTAGATCAGCTGATCTCGAAACCTATCCGTATACAGTGAGTAGTCAGACAAGACGATTTAATATCGCGGAAGCTGTTAAACACTGCGTTAggagatgtctttaagcttctgcaCTGGAACGTACTGGGCATGAATATCAATGACGAAAACATCACTTACCTTCGAGTCATAGATGGTATCGTAATTATGGctgagaccatggaagacttaagccatatgctcgatagcgtgaatacagcttcccaaggagtaggtcttaaaatgaataatatggACCTTGTCGAATACTACCTACTcagatgggcagcgttcgggaagctctgtaaaatcttctcgtcccaaataacAGTGTCTCAAGACGAAAGTTTTCAATCAGTGTGTATTGCCAGTTATGATTTGCTGtatgcagacgtggtcgctagctgtgggcctgatgagaaagctcatggtcggtcaaagggcaatggagaggactgtgctcggagtttccatgcgagatcgaatcagaaatgaggagatccgtaggagagccaaattcaccgacatagcccaaatgtttgcgaaactgaattggcagtgagcagggcacatagtttgactgacagatggccggtggagcagtaaaatcctcgaatggcgattaTGTATGAAGGCAAAGTGTTGTTAggcaccccacaagatggatcacTCAAAGGCATAGTTCCGGACTCATGCAAGTCAGCcgttgtccatccgatccaaaaaaaggagacagttcggatccagcaAACTACAGCCCCATTTaactattacctccctgctctccataATCATTGGCATCATCAACAAAAGACATCATTCAAAAGCATAATGAACCGTCAGTCATACCATCCGTCATTTCGTCACATAGACAAGAGTATACCTAGAACCTAGAACAACGACCAACAGTACGGCACCATGGTCGGTAGGTGGGTGATCGCTGTTATACATAGCaaatagatgggcagcggctatcgaaagcaagggagaaggcctggcaggTAGCCTGGATATACTTACACAAGGTGCTTCTctcaaaactaaataaatttcgtAATTATTTCCAAAGTTTGAAAATCAGAATTAAATATTGCGGAATTTTGGTGTGTCCAATACTGAAAATATCAACTTCGTTTTGAAGGTCTTCGTTTTGTCGTATCTtcctagaaacaccgcacaaggaagctcattccacagcttgatcGTGCGTGGgagaaatttccttgaaaaccacactgtgaagGAACCCCGCACATCAACTTGGATGTTCGGCTCtggtggggataatattctaatttgtgcCGTCaaaggtcaaacagctctttggaaaaATCTCCGCAATAAATGCGCTAGAAGACACACAAGTCGTTAACAGAGCACTAGgtcacgcggtcaaatggttcgagatgacgtgccagaccagagataacagcaaaTGCAATACATCATTATGTGGACAGACCTGCACTgaacttgaagtattgccgtgctctattaatcaCGCCCgtcgaagccagtttggctttgccttccaaatgaccgcggaattggcagttgcttgagatttcgagacccagaattccgattcTTGGGGAGTATTGTCGaggagcggtgatacgacaaacgGCGTTTTTAGTGGTAAATTGATTGAGGACCTTTCATTCAAGGTTTCAAGGACCAACGCATTTCGCAGTTCGCACCCGAAGACGCCACTCTTTAGAGtattaaaatagttttctgtGAGTTGTGACGCGCAATCCGCATCACAGAGGAGTATAATGTAAAAGTATATAACCGCATTCGATCCCCAAGAGCCAAGTGACAAGTGTTAgtgtttgactttgactttagtaATTAGTATTTACCACAGACGTAGTATCAAAGggaatttaaacactacattcacgtagtatttactttttacacaaaaattgtGTTGTATTACGTCAAAAAGAAGACTTTTCATTTAGAGCAAATTTGAACGTACTGTAGAATTAAATCACTAgttcaatgattcaatgaacttgaatatttatATACCAAGAAGCGGAGTTGCCAGTTTGCTTCTAGAATAGAAAGTTGAATAGCGCAGCCCGCCGccaaatgttattaattattaaaaatattaatatattctaatAACACAAAATACTAGTTTCTAATGCCTTGTTTAGGTTGTTGGTAAGAAAAAGTATCGATTAACTAGAATTGTGCGGTATGCCCTATTTCACCAAGAAGCGGAGTTGCCAGTTTGCCGCATAAAAGTTGAATAGCGCCGCCCGCCGCCAAAGagtattaattgttaaaaatattaatatattctaatAACACAAAATACTAGTTTCTAATGCCTTGTTTAGGGTGTTGGTAAGAAAAAGTATCGATTAACTAGAATTGTGGGGTATGCCCTATTTCACCATTGTGAGTGTTCGTTGATTCAGTTTCCCGCGAGCgcataattttgtgtgatagATAATGcgaaatattatcaaatatggTCCTCATATCTCCTCTctccgcgtccgatggttcggccgtagctaatccgatcatgtgtttagggtaTTAATGTGACGGACTAGTGCGTACTACGTCTTACTGCCACAGAATACAATTACACAGAACAGTATAACTACACTTACTAGGTACTTGGAAATGGAAAAAAGAAATTGTACTACCTAGAAAGAAACTAattaatgttgtatttatttacaataatttactaaAACTTTGTACATAAActtgaaaat is a window from the Leptidea sinapis chromosome 45, ilLepSina1.1, whole genome shotgun sequence genome containing:
- the LOC126977532 gene encoding uncharacterized protein LOC126977532, whose product is MEVFERYYRIFTRKLNDLPVTINRSIDLVNKSLSNIRVPPFSRDNVLYYYLPLQGLVSYTTLSVSVMNPHLMVRLFPRRDITDVLFLSAGSGAGLWIWARPHLAAAPPTKRFSWALLGGCMWPLGSIFMWAIMKSSIGQRPIIGTVLGISTGAIITNIAFDYFHYVELLFCGVYHLQDETYSPNSDDEKYDIDL